The DNA region TCTCGGAACATGTTTAGGCCTTTTAGTATAATGCCCGGCCCATTAATATATACAGCCCACACCTTTTTCTCAAAACACACACGTAATAATATTGTGACATTTGATTTGTGACAttgatttgttatgttgtttttaatttttaaatgctTGATTTTTCATAAGTTGAGGATGTAtatttcattgtcaaatttaacttttaatGGAAAGTGTTGCGAGATAATCTTTCACTAATGGTTGGTGATGAGTTTCATACGCAGCATGAAAGGTTCATTTGAATAGGAATGATGAGAATTAAGGGAAGTTTGCTCTCTGTGCAGCACATTATTCGTGGATTTCTCGGTTCAACAAAGGCACTTCATCGGCTATATTAAGAGGTGGACTCTATCTTCAGAGTGAAAGAGAAGCTAGAAATGTGATTCTTAGTTAACAACGTATCACGAACAGTGAAAAAGATTGACCGTAGGAATTTGAGAGAACAAGCGAAAATCCCATAGTCGAGTTGTGACGTATCGTTCTTCCGCATGATATCTCTCAACGGAATCTCATTTCATGGTGCATGTATGATATGTACAATACAATATGTGTTTAGACTTTAtaaccttttttatatatcacgCAGACGgcagaacgaaaaaaaaaaacttttattgaaCTTTACATGCATAACTCTCATACGAAATCAGAGGGGATAGACCTTTCACTACAGAGCTTTCATTTTAATGAAATTCacattttacaacaaaaaaaaactctcataCGAAAgatgtcattttttttgtccACTGAATCTAGCATACAAGCATATATCATTATATCTATGACGTGAACGAAATTCACCAACCATGTcaacattataaatttatatatcatcaattcatcatcatgcGTCTCTAACCAAATCGACACCACGCGGCCACAACCCAAGATGTGGACATGGAAGGCGTTGAACCTTTCGTTTAATTCTTTTCAATGACaaggttatttttaatttaaaattgtatttatactttaatttcttatatttttcatacTTTAATTTAAAGTGTATTTACCGTAACTTGTATTTATGTTTGAACttatatttactaaaaatactCTTCAAATTACCGGTctaaagtttaaaaataaatgattgccaaaaaaaaaggtcattAATTCCGTACGTTAGAGGTAACGTTTATAGCTAATTTTGGTCGTCTTATCGTCAACAATTTGAATTCTCGGATGATTAGTGCGACTTTGTGACTTGTGACACAATCACACGTGTTGTAATACGGATGCAAAGTTTTTCCCTGCACATGGATCCCTCGCTTAGCCGCTTTGCCTTAGAAAAGTACTTAACACTTAAGTTTTTGCCAAAGAGTAATACTATTTCCAATTGTTGTGTTCTTTTTCCTGTTTTTCTCCATTACTTTTCATCGGTTAGTGCTTCAGAAATCAAACTACTTTATAACTTTAAACATATCttttatagtttatatcttATAATGTTTAATAacatttacaacagtttttacTTTGCAAACGTGTGCATGCATGATGcatcttttgttgtctttgggGAAAGCTGCACTCTATCTaaatcctagaaaaaaaaagtaaagagaatgCAGCAGATGTACGTAAATTGAGGTGACAAATTAGTAAATAACAAAGCTAGTTTTCCTCACATAAAGTCCCACTACGATATTATGTGCGTCAACCGACCTATCACACATTGACTAGACGACAAGCATGCTTTCCACCTTCTCTGTTTGTTTCTCTCCAGACCCACATTGCTTTGAgtactcaaaatcaaacatttacAAGTCATCACACATTATTATCATAACTTTTCTTAACTTAGGCTCGAGGGTATACTGTGCCTATTAGTACCCGAGAAATATCATAAACATTAAGCTCCATCATCGTatcaacatctctctctctctctctctctctctctctctctctcaaacaaacACGCAAACTCACATTCGTGGTACTGTTAGGGCTAAACAAGTTCGATCAGTTTTGAGTTGTCATGGCTCTTttgcttcctctgtttcttctctctttcatgtTTACCTATTCAAGTAAGGTTCTAATTTATATATCCTCTTGGTAACGTTTACCTTGTAATGCTAATCTTTAACACATCTTCTTCAGTTTTTCACATTTCTCTTCTGTTAGATCCTATCTCTTGTCTATTCTGATCCGATATCTATGTTCTGTACAGACGCGGCGGTATGTGTATGCAAGGACGCGAGCGAGCCTGAGCTTCAGAAGGTGATAGACTTCGCGTGTGGAGGAGGTGCTGACTGTACTCAGATTCAGACGACCGGAGCTTGTTATCAACCAAACACCATCAAGAACCATTGTGACGTCGCCGTTAACAGCTACTACCAGAAGAAAGCTCCAACCGGCGCCACCTGTGACTTTAACGGCGCCGCCGTCATCTCCACTTCTCCTCCTTCCAGTAAATATATCTTCCATTAATTGAAACCACAACTTCTTTTCATCTCAAAtgtgtataaatatttttgctGATTCTTTCTTTACTCTGTTCTTGCAGCTACTTCAAGCTGTTTATCTAGTTCCAGGTATGTTTCACTTCACCTTGCCTGCCTTATAGcttagattagttttttttttttataattcttgatcgtttgcttaGTGTTTTCTTTACATCAGTAATGAGCTCTCTGATTATTCTAGTCGTTGATTAGTTCAATAACTTGTGTATTAGTATACTACGTatttaccaaatttttaaaacatttttagagattgtgatgatgattcaaGTGTGTTTATAAGAGAACATTCTTTTGCAGCTCCAACGGAACCCCCACAACCGGAAATACATCCACCGGTAATTCAACCGCCGGAACTCCAGGCATTACAAATCCAACCACAGGCAACTCCACCGGCAATTCAACAACCAGCACACCTACCAATGATAGGCCGACTTCGTCTTCGTTAGCATTTCCTGGAAATACTATGGGACCGGCAAGCAGCACCAGCGGTTTAGGTGGCGGTGATCCCAACGGTGGAGAAGAGCTCTCCGTCCGAACCACGACGATCATCTTACTAGCTACCATCGCTGCCGTGGCTTTGAAGGTTTAGGTGAAATCATCTCGGATGATCATCATGACATGGACGCTCATTTGTTATATGAGATATTAAAGCCAAGTTAGAGCGTCTCTTTCTTTGCCCACCTTTTAATCTTTGTAGGGTtgtgactctctctctctctttcttctatagtattttaatttggtttatagAAAACCTTAATCAAGAGcttttcttgctttcttttgtaaatccagAATGCTCTTTGGTTTGTATTCTTTTTATTACCTATCGTTAGTGTCTTAGTGATGCGTCCCATGTGTCATTGTCGATTTCAACATCACGAAATAATAAAATGACGTTTGCTAATTTACTATGACAATatttcctaattaattaaataaccaaaatttgaCAACTGAATTTACAACTAAATCtaggaagatttttttttttcatgacttTCTAATAGTAATAagatttatatttcaaaatttcgGATACTatcttcaaatttatattttttttttctattggaaTGCTACTTCATTCTTATCTTATTTATCATCTTCTCTAAAGAACATTGGCGAGTTTCCTTTGTCTCCATATAGGGTTTATAATAGATCATAGATGTGtaataaattaaagtaaaaacgtagtaaattttagaaaaaaatacatcaacATTCGAACATATAGTTTGTAATGAAagtgaaccgaaccgaattattaatttatttaccGCCGATTGACCTACTTATATATTTGGTATTTCCTTTTAAGACCATTGTTTCGTCCGAATTTTCTAGTTGTCAGTTTTTGCGCTCGAATTCTTACTTGAGACTGGTGTTTAGAAAACGCATGCGTGATCATGGCCACCCCGTCTGATTCTGCAACAACTCCAAGGGAAAGAAGAAGTTTGTGGTGCGTGTTCTCGATTTGCTTCTTGTATTCACCGCTTTAAAACTAATCAAAGGTTTACATGGATGGTTTTTCAATCTTATTAAAGGNNNNNNNNNNNNNNNNNNNNNNNNNNNNNNNNNNNNNNNNNNNNNNNNNNNNNNNNNNNNNNNNNNNNNNNNNNNNNNNNNNNNNNNNNNNNNNNNNNNNNNNNNNNNNNNNNNNNNNNNNNNNNNNNNNNNNNNNNNNNNNNNNNNNNNNNNNNNNNNNNNNNNNNNNNNNNNNNNNNNNNNNNNNNNNNNNNNNNNNNNNNNNNNNNNNNNNNNNNNNNNNNNNNNNNNNNNNNNNNNNNNNNNNNNNNNNNNNNNNNNNNNNNNNNNNNNNNNNNNNNNNNNNNNNNNNNNNNNNNNNNNNNNNNNNNNNNNNNNNNNNNNNNNNNNNNNNNNNNNNNNNNNNNNNNNNNNNNNNNNNNNNNNNNNNNNNNNNNNNNNNNNNNNNNNNNNNNNNNNNNNNNNNNNNNNNNNNNNNNNNNNNNNNNNNNNNNNNNNNNNNNNNNNNNNNNNNNNNNNNNNNNNNNNNNNNNNNNNNNNNNNNNNNNNNNNNNNNNNNNNNNNNNNNNNNNNNNNNNNNNNNNNNNNNNNNNNNNNNNNNNNNNNNNNNNNNNNNNNNNNNNNNNNNNNNNNNNNNNNNNNNNNNNNNNNNNNNNNNNNNNNNNNNNNNNNNNNNNNNNNNNNNNNNNNNNNNNNNNNNNNNNNNNNNNNNNNNNNNNNNNNNNNNNNNNNNNNNNNNNNNNNNNNNNNNNNNNNNNNNNNNNNNNNNNNNNNNNNNNNNNNNNNNNNNNNNNNNNNNNNNNNNNNNNNNNNNNNNNNNNNNNNNNNNNNNNNNNNNNNNNNNNNNNNNNNNNNNNNNNNNNNNNNNNNNNNNNNNNNNNNNNNNNNNNNNNNNNNNNNNNNNNNNNNNNNNNNNNNNNNNNNNNNNNNNNNNNNNNNNNNNNNNNNNNNNNNNNNNNNNNNNNNNNNNNNNNNNNNNNNNNNNNNNNNNNNNNNNNNNNNNNNNNNNNNNNNNNNNNNNNNNNNNNNNNNNNNNNNNNNNNNNNNNNNNNNNNNNNNNNNNNNNNNNNNNNNNNNNNNNNNNNNNNNNNNNNNNNNNNNNNNNNNNNNNNNNNNNNNNNNNNNNNNNNNNNNNNNNNNNNNNNNNNNNNNNNNNNNNNNNNNNNNNNNNNNNNNNNNNNNNNNNNNNNNNNNNNNNNNNNNNNNNNNNNNNNNNNNNNNNNNNNNNNNNNNNNNNNNNNNNNNNNNNNNNNNNNNNNNNNNNNNNNNNNNNNNNNNNNNNNNNNNNNNNNNNNNNNNNNNNNNNNNNNNNNNNNNNNNNNNNNNNNNNNNNNNNNNNNNNNNNNNNNNNNNNNNNNNNNNNNNNNNNNNNNNNNNNNNNNNNNNNNNNNNNNNNNNNNNNNNNNNNNNNNNNNNNNNNNNNNNNNNNNNNNNNNNNNNNNNNNNNNNNNNNNNNNNNNNNNNNNNNNNNNNNNNNNNNNNNNNNNNNNNNNNNNNNNNNNNNNNNNNNNNNNNNNNNNNNNNNNNNNNNNNNNNNNNNNNNNNNNNNNNNNNNNNNNNNNNNNNNNNNNNNNNNNNNNNNNNNNNNNNNNNNNNNNNNNNNNNNNNNNNNNNNNNNNNNNNNNNNNNNNNNNNNNNNNNNNNNNNNNNNNNNNNNNNNNNNNNNNNNNNNNNNNNNNNNNNNNNNNNNNNNNNNNNNNNNNNNNNNNNNNNNNNNNNNNNNNNNNNNNNNNNNNNNNNNNNNNNNNNNNNNNNNNNNNNNNNNNNNNNNNNNNNNNNNNNNNNNNNNNNNNNNNNNNNNNNNNNNNNNNNNNNNNNNNNNNNNNNNNNNNNNNNNNNNNNNNNNNNNNNNNNNNNNNNNNNNNNNNNNNNNNNNNNNNNNNNNNNNNNNNNNNNNNNNNNNNNNNNNNNNNNNNNNNNNNNNNNNNNNNNNNNNNNNNNNNNNNNNNNNNNNNNNNNNNNNNNNNNNNNNNNNNNNNNNNNNNNNNNNNNNNNNNNNNNNNNNNNNNNNNNNNNNNNNNNNNNNNNNNNNNNNNNNNNNNNNNNNNNNNNNNNNNNNNNNNNNNNNNNNNNNNNNNNNNNNNNNNNNNNNNNNNNNNNNNNNNNNNNNNNNNNNNNNNNNNNNNNNNNNNNNNNNNNNNNNNNNNNNNNNNNNNNNNNNNNNNNNNNNNNNNNNNNNNNNNNNNNNNNNNNNNNNNNNNNNNNNNNNNNNNNNNNNNNNNNNNNNNNNNNNNNNNNNNNNNNNNNNNNNNNNNNNNNNNNNNNNNNNNNNNNNNNNNNNNNNNNNNNNNNNNNNNNNNNNNNNNNNNNNNNNNNNNNNNNNNNNNNNNNNNNNNNNNNNNNNNNNNNNNNNNNNNNNNNNNNNNNNNNNNNNNNNNNNNNNNNNNNNNNNNNNNNNNNNNNNNNNNNNNNNNNNNNNNNNNNNNNNNNNNNNNNNNNNNNNNNNNNNNNNNNNNNNNNNNNNNNNNNNNNNNNNNNNNNNNNNNNNNNNNNNNNNNNNNNNNNNNNNNNNNNNNNNNNNNNNNNNNNNNNNNNNNNNNNNNNNNNNNNNNNNNNNNNNNNNNNNNNNNNNNNNNNNNNNNNNNNNNNNNNNNNNNNNNNNNNNNNNNNNNNNNNNNNNNNNNNNNNNNNNNNNNNNNNNNNNNNNNNNNNNNNNNNNNNNNNNNNNNNNNNNNNNNNNNNNNNNNNNNNNNNNNNNNNNNNNNNNNNNNNNNNNNNNNNNNNNNNNNNNNNNNNNNNNNNNNNNNNNNNNNNNNNNNNNNNNNNNNNNNNNNNNNNNNNNNNNNNNNNNNNNNNNNNNNNNNNNNNNNNNNNNNNNNNNNNNNNNNNNNNNNNNNNNNNNNNNNNNNNNNNNNNNNNNNNNNNNNNNNNNNNNNNNNNNNNNNNNNNNNNNNNNNNNNNNNNNNNNNNNNNNNNNNNNNNNNNNNNNNNNNNNNNNNNNNNNNNNNNNNNNNNNNNNNNNNNNNNNNNNNNNNNNNNNNNNNNNNNNNNNNNNNNNNNNNNNNNNNNNNNNNNNNNNNNNNNNNNNNNNNNNNNNNNNNNNNNNNNNNNNNNNNNNNNNNNNNNNNNNNNNNNNNNNNNNNNNNNNNNNNNNNNNNNNNNNNNNNNNNNNNNNNNNNNNNNNNNNNNNNNNNNNNNNNNNNNNNNNNNNNNNNNNNNNNNNNNNNNNNNNNNNNNNNNNNNNNNNNNNNNNNNNNNNNNNNNNNNNNNNNNNNNNNNNNNNNNNNNNNNNNNNNNNNNNNNNNNNNNNNNNNNNNNNNNNNNNNNNNNNNNNNNNNNNNNNNNNNNNNNNNNNNNNNNNNNNNNNNNNNNNNNNNNNNNNNNNNNNNNNNNNNNNNNNNNNNNNNNNNNNNNNNNNNNNNNNNNNNNNNNNNNNNNNNNNNNNNNNNNNNNNNNNNNNNNNNNNNNNNNNNNNNNNNNNNNNNNNNNNNNNNNNNNNNNNNNNNNNNNNNNNNNNNNNNNNNNNNNNNNNNNNNNNNNNNNNNNNNNNNNNNNNNNNNNNNNNNNNNNNNNNNNNNNNNNNNNNNNNNNNNNNNNNNNNNNNNNNNNNNNNNNNNNNNNNNNNNNNNNNNNNNNNNNNNNNNNNNNNNNNNNNNNNNNNNNNNNNNNNNNNNNNNNNNNNNNNNNNNNNNNNNNNNNNNNNNNNNNNNNNNNNNNNNNNNNNNNNNNNNNNNNNNNNNNNNNNNNNNNNNNNNNNNNNNNNNNNNNNNNNNNNNNNNNNNNNNNNNNNNNNNNNNNNNNNNNNNNNNNNNNNNNNNNNNNNNNNNNNNNNNNNNNNNNNNNNNNNNNNNNNNNNNNNNNNNNNNNNNNNNNNNNNNNNNNNNNNNNNNNNNNNNNNNNNNNNNNNNNNNNNNNNNNNNNNNNNNNNNNNNNNNNNNNNNNNNNNNNNNNNNNNNNNNNNNNNNNNNNNNNNNNNNNNNNNNNNNNNNNNNNNNNNNNNNNNNNNNNNNNNNNNNNNNNNNNNNNNNNNNNNNNNNNNNNNNNNNNNNNNNNNNNNNNNNNNNNNNNNNNNNNNNNNNNNNNNNNNNNNNNNNNNNNNNNNNNNNNNNNNNNNNNNNNNNNNNNNNNNNNNNNNNNNNNNNNNNNNNNNNNNNNNNNNNNNNNNNNNNNNNNNNNNNNNNNNNNNNNNNNNNNNNNNNNNNNNNNNNNNNNNNNNNNNNNNNNNNNNNNNNNNNNNNNNNNNNNNNNNNNNNNNNNNNNNNNNNNNNNNNNNNNNNNNNNNNNNNNNNNNNNNNNNNNNNNNNNNNNNNNNNNNNNNNNNNNNNNNNNNNNNNNNNNNNNNNNNNNNNNNNNNNNNNNNNNNNNNNNNNNNNNNNNNNNNNNNNNNNNNNNNNNNNNNNNNNNNNNNNNNNNNNNNNNNNNNNNNNNNNNNNNNNNNNNNNNNNNNNNNNNNNNNNNNNNNNNNNNNNNNNNNNNNNNNNNNNNNNNNNNNNNNNNNNNNNNNNNNNNNNNNNNNNNNNNNNNNNNNNNNNNNNNNNNNNNNNNNNNNNNNNNNNNNNNNNNNNNNNNNNNNNNNNNNNNNNNNNNNNNNNNNNNNNNNNNNNNNNNNNNNNNNNNNNNNNNNNNNNNNNNNNNNNNNNNNNNNNNNNNNNNNNNNNNNNNNNNNNNNNNNNNNNNNNNNNNNNNNNNNNNNNN from Camelina sativa cultivar DH55 chromosome 3, Cs, whole genome shotgun sequence includes:
- the LOC104776639 gene encoding carbohydrate-binding X8 domain-containing protein-like, whose protein sequence is MALLLPLFLLSFMFTYSNAAVCVCKDASEPELQKVIDFACGGGADCTQIQTTGACYQPNTIKNHCDVAVNSYYQKKAPTGATCDFNGAAVISTSPPSTTSSCLSSSSSNGTPTTGNTSTGNSTAGTPGITNPTTGNSTGNSTTSTPTNDRPTSSSLAFPGNTMGPASSTSGLGGGDPNGGEELSVRTTTIILLATIAAVALKV